A segment of the Desulfobaccales bacterium genome:
ACCCCCAACCCCTTACGAGTGAGGCATCTGGCCCTCTTTGAGGCCTCTGGTTATTCCCGGAACAGCGTCTTCTGGTAGTGCTGCCGGATCAGTTCGTTGAGATAACCGTCCAGGTCCTGGATGGCCTCCCGGGTGAGAAGAAAGACGTCCTGGGAGGTGCGGTCCCGCACCAGCTTCAGGGCGTATTCCAGGTCCTTGGCCAGCCCCTGGCAGATCTGTCGGGCGGAGGTGTGCTCTAACATGGCCTGCCGCAGGATCTCATCCAGGGCCTCGTCGTCGAAGTGAATCTCCAGGAGGTGCTCCTCGAAAAACTTCTCCTCAAAGCGCCGCACTTCGTGAAAGAGCCGGGAGACCTCTTCCAGGGCGGCCTTGAGGTCCCCGTCCAGCCCCAGATACTGGTCAATGATGAGCTCCACCCGGCCTTCCGTCAGGGGCAGGCGGTAGAGGGTGAGGATCTCCTGCTCCCGGCGGCGGATGGACTGCCGCAGGAGGTCCCGCTCCCGCAGGGCCGCGGCCTCGAAGCGCTCCTCGTAGGCCGGGTCATCGGGGTGGGCCAGGAGGCGCTCCAGCTCCTCCTTGGGGTTTTTCACCACCTCGGGGGTGACCACCAGGCGGCGGATGCTGGTGGAGGGCAGGCGCTTTTCAAAGTTGATGAGCACCCGCTCGATGACGCTCACCAGGCCCCGGGCGCCGGTCTTGTGGCGGGCGGCCCGCTCCGCCAGCAGGCGCAGGGCCTCATCCTCGAATTTGATGTCGATGCCGTAGGCCTTGAAGTCCCGCTTCTTGCTGTTGATGATGGGGTTGTTGGGGTTGGCCAGGATCTCGTAGAGGTCCTCGGCGGTGAGCTCCTCCAGCACCGCGATCACCGGCAGACGGCCCACAAACTCCGACTCGAAGCCGTACTTGATGAGGTCCTGGGCCGTCACCTGCTTTAAGAGATTCTGGGTGTACTCCTTGGTGGTGGCCTTAACCCCGAAGCCGATCTCCTGCTTGGCCAGCCGCTCCTTGATGATCTTGTCCAGGCCGTTGAAGGCGCCGCTGACGATGAAGAGGATGTGCCGGGTGTTGATGGTGCGCTTCTCCTTCTTGCCGGTGCGGCGGTAGTGCTCGATGGCCTGGATCTGGCTCACCGGATCGTGGGCCACCTTCAGGTCCACCTCCGTCTCCTCCATGGGCTTGAGGAGGGCCCGCTGCACCCCGGTGCGGGAGACATCCGGCCCCCAGTAGGAGTGGGAGGAGGCGATTTTGTCGATTTCGTCCAGGTAGATGATGCCGTACTGGGCCAGCTCGATGTCGTCGTCGGCGGCGTGCACCAGATCCCGCACCAGATCCTCCACGTCCCCGCCCACGTAACCGGTCTCACTGAACTTGGTGGCATCCCCCTTGACGAAGGGCACCCCCAGTTTCTTGGCGATGAGCTTGACCAAGTAGGTCTTGCCCACTCCGGTGGGGCCGATGAGGATGATGTTGTTCTTGATGGCCCCCACCCCGGGTTCCGGCTCCCGGCCCCGCTCCAGGAAGTGCCGGATGCGGTTGAAG
Coding sequences within it:
- a CDS encoding AAA family ATPase; its protein translation is MTAQTTLHGDTRERSRAGKLSRINFSLKPEELEAYLNEYVIKQDEAKSILATKVCTHFNRIRHFLERGREPEPGVGAIKNNIILIGPTGVGKTYLVKLIAKKLGVPFVKGDATKFSETGYVGGDVEDLVRDLVHAADDDIELAQYGIIYLDEIDKIASSHSYWGPDVSRTGVQRALLKPMEETEVDLKVAHDPVSQIQAIEHYRRTGKKEKRTINTRHILFIVSGAFNGLDKIIKERLAKQEIGFGVKATTKEYTQNLLKQVTAQDLIKYGFESEFVGRLPVIAVLEELTAEDLYEILANPNNPIINSKKRDFKAYGIDIKFEDEALRLLAERAARHKTGARGLVSVIERVLINFEKRLPSTSIRRLVVTPEVVKNPKEELERLLAHPDDPAYEERFEAAALRERDLLRQSIRRREQEILTLYRLPLTEGRVELIIDQYLGLDGDLKAALEEVSRLFHEVRRFEEKFFEEHLLEIHFDDEALDEILRQAMLEHTSARQICQGLAKDLEYALKLVRDRTSQDVFLLTREAIQDLDGYLNELIRQHYQKTLFRE